A part of Anabas testudineus chromosome 7, fAnaTes1.2, whole genome shotgun sequence genomic DNA contains:
- the trh gene encoding pro-thyrotropin-releasing hormone: protein MKPTCLLILASLVLCNLALSGGQGIAGEDEADHRTIDDIILQRAESLLLRSILRKMQDEDDRNVGFSSQPEWVTKRQHPGKRYSEDLEKRQHPGRREEDEDDEYLDVQRRQHPGKREDEMHSFTELQKRQHPGKRTTSGLISDNPEMFLSELSKRQHPGKRYLVLHSKRQHPGKRYSEDEDGEEDWDVEGDENPSELEKRQHPGKRFLDNSSPDLGTNSPCDVLEPTSCSKASLLLDFLDNINKNHAEEKRQHPGKRFAPEDDLEEGE, encoded by the exons ATGAAACCGACATGTCTCCTCATCTTGGCTTCTCTCGTGCTCTGCAACTTGGCGCTGTCTGGAGGACAGGGCATCGCTGGTGAGGATGAGGCGGACCACAGGACCATAGACGATATCATActacagagagcagagagtcTCCTGTTACGGTCCATTCTCAGAAAGATGCAGGATGAAGACGACAGAAACG TGGGATTTTCCTCTCAGCCAGAATGGGTGACTAAACGACAACATCCAGGAAAAAGGTACAGCGAAGATTTGGAGAAGAGGCAGCATCcggggaggagagaagaagacgAGGATGATGAGTACTTGGATGTTCAAAGGAGACAGCACCCGGGGAAACGCGAAGATGAAATGCATTCGTTCACGGAGCTCCAGAAAAGGCAACACCCGGGAAAGCGCACCACGTCCGGACTCATTTCAGACAACCCAGAAATGTTCCTGAGTGAACTTTCTAAGCGACAGCACCCCGGCAAGCGCTATCTGGTGCTGCACAGCAAACGCCAGCACCCAGGTAAGCGTTACTCCGAGGATGAGGATGGCGAGGAGGACTGGGATGTGGAGGGAGACGAAAACCCATCAGAGTTGGAAAAGCGTCAACACCCAGGAAAACGCTTTTTGGATAACTCGAGTCCGGATTTAGGCACAAACAGTCCATGTGATGTTTTGGAGCCTACGAGCTGCAGCAAGGCCAGTCTGCTGCTCGACTTTTTAGATAACATTAACAAGAATCACGCCGAGGAGAAGAGACAACACCCGGGTAAAAGGTTTGCACCCGAGGATGATTTAGAGGAAGGAGAGTAG